In one window of Episyrphus balteatus chromosome 3, idEpiBalt1.1, whole genome shotgun sequence DNA:
- the LOC129913236 gene encoding uncharacterized protein LOC129913236 translates to MYLIPSTMNLREELLQVEEEVLFKPCKKVIELKQNEKYRIGKLKRCVTKFGERIVADLGEFQTFFPMRYNKLSDAAITEINRGSFNFTYLCPLGRTASIKIEEEL, encoded by the exons ATGTATCTCATACCGTCGACGATGAATCTCAGAGAAGAACTTTTACAAGTTGAAGAGGAAGTTTTGTTCAAGCCTTGTAAAAAGGTtattgaattaaaacaaaatgaaaaatatcgTATTGGTAAACTGAAACGTTGTGTTACGAAATTTGGAGAACGAATTGTTGCTGATTTGGGCGAATTTCAg acTTTCTTCCCAATGCGATACAACAAATTGTCAGACGCTGCAATAACCGAAATCAATCGAGGTTCATTCAACTTTACCTATTTATGTCCGTTAGGACGAACTGCTAGTATTAAAATTGAAGAAGAACtgtaa